The sequence AAGTAGATCGCGTATCGCATACGTTCCGCTTTTCGTGGAGCCGAGAGCCGGTCAGGACATCTGCGCCAGGGGCCGCAACGCCATGCACCGGCCCCGGTGACGGGCAGGACCTGCCGGGACAGCCCCGACAGTAAGCCGTCAAACTTACGTCCGACCGGTCCGACCGATCAACAGGCCTCTGAGCCATCCGGACAGGCTGTCCATCGCCATCACCATCAGAATGATGAGGACGATGTAGTAGCTGACCTCCTCCCAGTCCTTCTGGGTGATGATCGCCTGGGTGAGCAGCAGGCCGATACCGCCGCCGACGATGGCACCGATCACGGTGGCGCTGCGCGTGTTAGATTCCAGGAAGTAGAGAACCTGGCTGAGCAGCACCGGCACGATCTGCGGCATCACGCCGAAGCGCGCCTGCTGGATCGGCGAGGCGCCGGTCGACTGGACACCTTCTACCTGCTTGCGGTCGATGTTTTCCAGCGCCTCCGAGAACAACTTGCCGAAGGAGCCGGTGTCCGTCATCAGGATCGCCAGCGATCCCGTCAGCGGACCGGGCCCGAAGGCGCGGCTGAGGATGATGGTCCAGATCAGCCCGTCGACGCCGCGCACGAAGTCAAACACACGCCTGAGCGCAAAGCGCACGATCCGTGCGGGCGTGAAGTTGGACGCGGCGAGGAACGCGAGCGGCAGTGCAACCAGCGCCGCGCCCATGGTTCCCAGGAACGCCATCAGTACCGTCTCGAACAGAGCCCAGGCGACGTCACCGTGCCGCCACATCTTGTTGGTCCAGAATTCCGAAAGCATGTAGGCGATGTTCGGCCTTGCCGGATCGATGCGCTCGCCCGAGACGGCGAGACCTGCCAGCTCGGACACCGACCGGCCGCTGAACGGGCTGTCGAGCGTGAAGAAGAACAGCTCCCAGCCCGGCTCGTAGCGGAAAGTCTCGGTCCGGTTGCGGGTCATCGAGAACCGCCCCTGCGGTGTCGTCGCGGTGACGCGGGCGGACGATGCGTTGATCCAACCCGGAACCTCGCCCTCCGGCAGTTCCAGACGGATGCCCCGCCCCTCCGGCTCGACGCGGATCACGCCGTAATCGGGAACGGTGAAACGCGCGCCCTCGCCCTCGTAGACGACTTCGTAGCCCTCGCCGAGATCGATCCGCGTGACGCCATCATGCATGCCCACCCAGTCGGGCAGACGGCCGGGCGGATAGGTGCCCTTGTTCTCGCCTTCGATGGCCACGGTGACGTCGCCGGTGCGGTTGTCCCGCGTGACATGGGTCTTGTGGCTCCAGAAGTCGGACAGGAGGATCGCCGCATTGTCGGTCCTCGCATTGGCGACGATGCCCGGAATGTCGAAGGCGAAGAACACGTAGGCCAAGTAGAGGAGAACCACCGCAGGGATGGTGAAGGCAAGCCGCCGCTTGCGGTCGAAGGCGGCAACCGCCGCGTCGCCGAGCGAGCCGGCCTGCGCTGTGGAGATCATGGCAGCCATGTCAGTGCCCCTTCACCAGCTTGTGCCGGAAATGGCTCGAAACCTGGTCGATGACGACGATGGTGGCGAAGAGCAGCAGGAAGATCGCGACAACCTGGTCGTAGCGGCCCTGCCCCCACTGCATCGCAGTCTTGAGGTCGTAACCGATGCCGCCAGAGCCGACGAAACCCAGAATGGCGGAGGCACGCACATTGATCTCGAAGCGCAGGAGCGCATAGGAAAGCCAGTTCGGCAGGACCTGCGGCAGCACGCCGAGCCACATCGACTGGCTCCAGCTCGCGCCCGCCGAGGCGAGCCCCTCGACAGGCTTGCGGTCGGCATTCTCGCTTACTTCCGAGAACAGTTTGCCCAGTGCCCCCGTCGTGTGGAAGGCGATGGCGATCATCGCCGGCACCGGCCCGCCGCCGAGCAGAAAGATGAGCACGAGGGCGATGACGATCTCGGGGATCGCCCGCATCGCATCCATCAGCCGCCGGAACACGGGGATCAGCGCGGGAAACCGCGCCAGCCCGCGCGTCGACAGCAGCGACAGCAGCGCGCCCCCACAGGCTCCGATCAGCGTCGCCACGCCGGCAATGTTGATGGTCTCGATCAGGGACGGCAGAAACGTCCACATCAGGCCCGGCAGGTTGCCGGCCTTGGCAATCGCCTCGCTCACCACCTCGGACGGGAAGTCGAAGAACTGGTGGATGCCGGTCCAGAAGCCGCCGGCATTGCGGGCATCGGCAAGCTGGAAGCCCGATACCATCAGCAGGGTGAAGACCAGCAGCAGGATGCCGCTGTACATCTGCCGCTGGCGGGCATGGGCGAGATAGTCGGCGCGGATATCGCCCGACCTAGCGGAAGCCGTGTCCGTCATGAAGTCCTGCTACCATTGGCATGGGCCAAAGCGCACGGGCGGGACCAAGGGTCCCGCCCGGCTGTCACGAAGATCAGTCGATCAGTTGCTCTTGGCCTTGCGGACCGCGATGATCGACTCGTAGGCATCGTGGGTGATCGGGGCGAAGCCCGCGGTCTCGCCGGCGGCCACGTTGTAGGCGCACTCCGGATCCTTGCCGTGCAGGTCCTTCAGGAGCTGCGTGACCTTCTCCTTGACGTCGGCTGGCAGGGCGCGGCGCAGGACGACCGGGCCTTCCGGGATCGGCTTCGAGCGCCAGATCTCGACCAGGTCATTCATATCGACGAGACCGGCATCGACCGCCTTGCGAAGGGCGCCGGAATTGTAGCCGTCGATCCACTCGCCCTGGCCGTCGGCCCAGGTCACGCCACCGTCGACATCGCTGTTCTTCACGGCAACGATGGTCTGCTCATGACCGCCGGTGAAGACCACTTCGCCGAAATATGCGCCGTTTTCCATGGAAGCGCCGGTCTGCTGCGGGATCTCGATGGACGGGATCAGGTA comes from Stappia sp. 28M-7 and encodes:
- the phnE gene encoding phosphonate ABC transporter, permease protein PhnE, with the protein product MTDTASARSGDIRADYLAHARQRQMYSGILLLVFTLLMVSGFQLADARNAGGFWTGIHQFFDFPSEVVSEAIAKAGNLPGLMWTFLPSLIETINIAGVATLIGACGGALLSLLSTRGLARFPALIPVFRRLMDAMRAIPEIVIALVLIFLLGGGPVPAMIAIAFHTTGALGKLFSEVSENADRKPVEGLASAGASWSQSMWLGVLPQVLPNWLSYALLRFEINVRASAILGFVGSGGIGYDLKTAMQWGQGRYDQVVAIFLLLFATIVVIDQVSSHFRHKLVKGH
- the phnD gene encoding phosphonate ABC transporter substrate-binding protein encodes the protein MLRKLLLAATAVATMSVGATAQEITEFRIGVLGGENAQDRLASNECLRSYVQDLLGVETKIFTPADYDGVIQGLLGGSIDLAWLGASGYAKTYLTDPEAVDVVLVKTNLDGSFSYHSIGFARKDSGITSLADMKGKKFGFGDPNSTSGYLIPSIEIPQQTGASMENGAYFGEVVFTGGHEQTIVAVKNSDVDGGVTWADGQGEWIDGYNSGALRKAVDAGLVDMNDLVEIWRSKPIPEGPVVLRRALPADVKEKVTQLLKDLHGKDPECAYNVAAGETAGFAPITHDAYESIIAVRKAKSN
- the phnE gene encoding phosphonate ABC transporter, permease protein PhnE, giving the protein MAAMISTAQAGSLGDAAVAAFDRKRRLAFTIPAVVLLYLAYVFFAFDIPGIVANARTDNAAILLSDFWSHKTHVTRDNRTGDVTVAIEGENKGTYPPGRLPDWVGMHDGVTRIDLGEGYEVVYEGEGARFTVPDYGVIRVEPEGRGIRLELPEGEVPGWINASSARVTATTPQGRFSMTRNRTETFRYEPGWELFFFTLDSPFSGRSVSELAGLAVSGERIDPARPNIAYMLSEFWTNKMWRHGDVAWALFETVLMAFLGTMGAALVALPLAFLAASNFTPARIVRFALRRVFDFVRGVDGLIWTIILSRAFGPGPLTGSLAILMTDTGSFGKLFSEALENIDRKQVEGVQSTGASPIQQARFGVMPQIVPVLLSQVLYFLESNTRSATVIGAIVGGGIGLLLTQAIITQKDWEEVSYYIVLIILMVMAMDSLSGWLRGLLIGRTGRT